From a single Anaerolineaceae bacterium oral taxon 439 genomic region:
- a CDS encoding transcription antitermination factor NusB, which translates to MENAPLDDRTQARGVALQILYERDLTDHPLGAIIRERMETVDLDNDLAKFVIQIVAGTIPNTAMIDSFTVRYAPEWPIDQIAVIDRNIIRMAVWEFAIAELNPLKVVINESIELAKYFGSLSSKRFVHGVLGSLSGHIDEIKAAAKLPEED; encoded by the coding sequence ATTGAGAACGCGCCGCTTGACGATCGGACGCAGGCGCGTGGCGTTGCGCTTCAAATCCTATACGAAAGAGATCTTACGGACCATCCGCTGGGCGCGATTATCCGGGAACGAATGGAAACCGTCGATTTAGATAACGATCTGGCGAAATTCGTAATTCAAATCGTTGCCGGAACCATTCCGAATACGGCGATGATCGATTCATTTACGGTCAGGTATGCGCCGGAATGGCCCATCGATCAGATCGCCGTCATCGATCGGAATATTATCCGTATGGCGGTCTGGGAATTCGCGATCGCGGAGCTGAATCCGCTGAAAGTCGTTATTAATGAATCGATCGAATTAGCGAAATACTTTGGATCGTTGAGTTCTAAACGCTTTGTGCATGGGGTTTTAGGAAGTCTTTCGGGTCATATCGATGAGATAAAAGCTGCTGCTAAGCTCCCGGAGGAAGACTAA
- a CDS encoding phosphoenolpyruvate carboxykinase (ATP) produces the protein MEIIGVPGKYGLENYGIINPNKVYWNPAQTVLIDEAVSRGEGVFSPDGALMVATGKYTGRSPNDRFVVDNGTEEEKNIDWGKVNVKISPEKFDVLYNRMLGYVQNRDLFVSDLAVGADPAYRLPVRVISELAWSNLFATNMFLRPPLAERVDQVPGFTVICVPGLLGRKEDGLNSEAFILVNFAKKIVLIGGSQYGGEIKKSIFSVMNFMLPLKGVMTMHCSANVDKVNGDTALFFGLSGTGKTTLSSDPNRLLIGDDEHGWSDHGTFNFEGGCYAKVIRLSHEHEPLIWDAIHRYGAILENVDYDPVTRVIDLDSARLTENTRASYPIHFIDGIVENGQGAIPNNIFFLTADASGVLPPLSKLDKNQAMYYFMSGYTSKLAGTERGVTEPQPNFSACFGSPFLPLHPSVYAALLGKKIAEHESNVWLLNTGWSGGPYGIGSRFKLPYTRAFVTAALNGTLKDVEFVKEPFFGLAIPKSCPGVPSEVLNPRDTWADKAAYDEAAKKLVASFEQNFRKYAAQTAAEIVNAGPKA, from the coding sequence ATGGAAATTATTGGCGTTCCTGGAAAATATGGTCTGGAAAATTACGGTATTATCAATCCCAATAAGGTCTATTGGAACCCGGCTCAAACCGTATTAATTGATGAAGCTGTCTCTCGCGGCGAAGGCGTTTTCTCTCCTGACGGCGCTCTGATGGTTGCCACCGGTAAATACACCGGCCGTTCCCCTAACGATCGTTTTGTCGTCGATAACGGAACTGAAGAAGAAAAGAATATCGACTGGGGCAAAGTTAACGTTAAGATTTCCCCGGAAAAATTCGACGTTCTTTATAACCGGATGCTCGGATATGTTCAGAATCGCGATCTGTTCGTTTCGGATCTGGCCGTCGGAGCCGACCCGGCGTATCGGCTCCCGGTTCGCGTTATCTCCGAACTCGCATGGTCGAACCTGTTTGCGACCAACATGTTCCTTCGGCCGCCGCTCGCCGAACGCGTCGACCAGGTCCCTGGCTTTACGGTCATCTGCGTTCCCGGCCTGCTCGGACGAAAAGAAGACGGATTGAACTCCGAAGCGTTTATTCTCGTTAACTTCGCGAAGAAAATCGTCCTGATCGGCGGTTCGCAATATGGCGGAGAAATTAAGAAATCGATCTTCTCGGTCATGAACTTCATGCTCCCGCTTAAGGGCGTCATGACGATGCACTGCTCCGCTAACGTCGACAAAGTTAACGGCGATACGGCGCTGTTCTTCGGGCTGTCCGGAACGGGGAAAACGACCCTGTCCTCCGATCCGAATCGGCTCCTGATCGGAGACGACGAACATGGCTGGAGCGATCATGGGACGTTTAACTTTGAAGGCGGCTGCTATGCGAAAGTAATTCGTCTGAGCCATGAGCATGAGCCGTTGATCTGGGACGCCATCCATCGCTATGGCGCGATCCTCGAGAACGTCGATTATGACCCGGTGACGCGCGTGATCGATCTTGACAGCGCCCGTCTGACGGAAAACACGCGCGCTTCCTACCCGATCCATTTCATTGACGGTATCGTCGAAAACGGGCAGGGCGCGATTCCGAATAATATCTTCTTCCTGACGGCTGACGCCTCCGGCGTCCTTCCTCCGCTTTCGAAATTGGACAAGAACCAGGCGATGTATTACTTCATGTCGGGATATACGTCTAAGCTTGCCGGTACGGAACGCGGGGTTACCGAGCCGCAGCCGAACTTCTCGGCCTGTTTCGGTTCGCCGTTCCTTCCCCTCCATCCGTCCGTCTACGCCGCGCTTCTCGGAAAGAAAATCGCTGAGCATGAATCAAACGTTTGGCTGCTGAATACGGGTTGGTCAGGCGGTCCGTACGGTATCGGCTCCCGCTTCAAGCTCCCTTATACGCGCGCGTTTGTGACCGCGGCGCTGAACGGGACGCTGAAAGATGTCGAATTCGTCAAGGAACCGTTCTTCGGTTTAGCGATTCCGAAGAGCTGTCCGGGCGTTCCGTCCGAGGTTTTGAATCCGCGCGATACATGGGCGGATAAGGCTGCATATGACGAAGCCGCGAAGAAACTCGTCGCCTCGTTTGAACAGAACTTCAGGAAATACGCTGCGCAGACCGCCGCTGAAATCGTCAACGCCGGGCCGAAAGCCTGA
- a CDS encoding preprotein translocase subunit SecG codes for METFFDIALIITSIATIACVVLQNRGLGLGSLGGNEPGASVFNARRGIEKILFNMTIGFSGLLLVLVLLRVIIF; via the coding sequence ATGGAGACTTTTTTTGATATCGCCCTGATTATAACGTCGATCGCTACGATTGCCTGCGTCGTATTACAGAACCGGGGCCTTGGATTGGGAAGCCTGGGCGGAAACGAACCGGGCGCGTCCGTTTTTAACGCTCGCCGCGGGATCGAAAAAATCCTGTTCAACATGACGATCGGCTTCTCGGGCTTACTGCTGGTTTTAGTCCTCCTGCGCGTCATTATTTTCTAA
- a CDS encoding isocitrate dehydrogenase translates to MTKIEMKTPIVELDGDEMTRVLWRWIRETLIEPFVELKTAYYDLGLENRDATDDRVTQEAGAAIRRLGVGVKCATITPNRQRQEEYGLKQLWKSPNGTIRAILDGTVFRTPIVIPPIKPAVRNWELPITIARHAYGDVYKGTELRVPAGSRAELVVTDADGRRSAETIYEFESPGVLQGTFNKDDSIESFARACFSYALSVGQDLWFSTKDTISKTYDGTFRRIFQSVYESEYRSAFEAAGLSYFYTLIDDAVARVMRSKGGFVWACKNYDGDVMSDMVATAFGSLAMMTSVLVSPDGCYEYEAAHGTVTQHYYRFRNGEETSTNPAATIFAWSGALRKRGELDGAAELAEFADRLESAVLAAFSEGVCTKDLVNLYETGTRPRAVSTRAFLSEVLNRLMEKRGRLS, encoded by the coding sequence ATGACGAAAATTGAAATGAAGACCCCGATTGTTGAGTTGGACGGGGACGAGATGACGCGGGTTCTGTGGCGTTGGATCAGGGAGACGCTGATCGAGCCGTTCGTTGAACTGAAGACAGCGTACTATGATCTGGGGCTGGAGAACCGCGACGCGACCGACGATCGGGTCACGCAGGAAGCCGGCGCGGCGATCCGAAGGCTGGGCGTGGGGGTCAAATGCGCAACGATTACCCCGAATCGTCAGCGGCAGGAGGAATATGGCCTGAAACAGCTTTGGAAAAGTCCGAACGGAACGATCCGCGCGATTTTAGACGGGACGGTTTTCCGGACGCCGATCGTCATTCCGCCGATTAAACCGGCTGTCCGGAACTGGGAGCTTCCGATTACGATCGCGCGCCATGCGTACGGAGACGTTTATAAAGGTACGGAGCTGCGCGTCCCCGCCGGATCGAGGGCGGAGCTCGTCGTTACGGACGCGGACGGCCGGCGCAGCGCGGAAACGATTTATGAATTCGAGTCCCCCGGCGTCCTTCAGGGGACGTTTAATAAAGACGATTCGATCGAATCGTTCGCCCGCGCCTGCTTTTCATACGCGCTGTCGGTTGGTCAGGATCTCTGGTTTTCGACGAAAGATACGATCTCGAAGACGTACGACGGGACGTTCCGGCGAATTTTTCAGTCCGTTTACGAGAGCGAGTACCGGTCCGCCTTCGAGGCGGCCGGGCTTTCGTATTTTTATACGCTGATCGACGACGCGGTCGCCCGCGTTATGCGCTCGAAAGGCGGTTTCGTCTGGGCGTGCAAGAACTATGACGGCGACGTCATGAGCGACATGGTCGCGACCGCGTTCGGTTCGCTGGCGATGATGACGAGCGTATTGGTCAGTCCTGACGGCTGCTATGAATACGAGGCTGCGCATGGGACTGTCACGCAGCACTATTATCGCTTCCGGAACGGGGAAGAAACGTCGACGAATCCAGCCGCAACGATCTTTGCCTGGAGCGGCGCGCTGCGAAAGCGCGGGGAGCTCGACGGGGCGGCGGAGTTGGCGGAATTCGCCGATCGTCTGGAAAGCGCCGTTCTGGCGGCGTTTTCCGAAGGCGTTTGTACGAAGGATTTGGTAAACTTGTATGAAACAGGGACGCGCCCGCGAGCCGTTTCGACGAGGGCGTTTTTATCCGAAGTCCTGAACCGTTTGATGGAAAAACGCGGAAGGTTGTCATGA
- a CDS encoding hydratase, translating to MIRLTSAPVILTDGQRVRTLPDVQAETGLGIESLKALRNHTIAYQILRAHDSSEIPGKLRIRFDSITSHDITYVGIIQSAIASGLDRFPIPYVLTNCHNSLCAVGGTINADDHAFGLSAARRFGGVYVPPNLAVIHQFEREMMSGCGRMILGSDSHTRYGALGTMAIGEGGPELVKQLLANTYDIDDPEVVLVYLTGAPRHGVGPQDVALALIQAVFPQGFVKNRVLEFAGPGISSLSIDFRNGIDVMTTETTCLSSVWATDGSVRDYFALHGRPDAYRPLRPGARSFYDRLVEIELSEIEPMIALPFHPSNALPIRELLENPGDHLRAVEIESEALYGAERGLKLTDKVIDGKIRIDQGEIAGCAGGMYENICAAADIMETGSIGDGFFELSVYPSSLPVYAALAKNQVVYRLQAAGVVTKSAFCGPCFGAGDIGANHSLSIRHTTRNFPNRDGSKPDQGQATGVALMDARSIAATSARGGALTSAADIDYEEKALPYQFEGEIYRKRVYRGVGNPLSAESLRMGPNITPWPKAYPMVEGMIMILAAVIQDAVTTTDELIPSGETSSYRSNPLKLAEFTLSRRVPSYVGDAKRIAELEALRRTGDIDSLRLQAELKRLKAAAIDWEKTSIGSAIFARKPGDGSAREQAASCQRVLGGNANLAIEYATKRYRSNCINWGLVPFLISSASFDYATGDIVWVESIREKLEKGERTFPARVYRADGFDDIELRIGELTVEEKEILLSGSLMNFYAKRIATQRTDRK from the coding sequence ATGATCAGATTGACATCCGCCCCCGTTATTCTTACCGACGGTCAACGTGTTAGAACCCTGCCCGACGTTCAGGCCGAGACCGGGCTGGGGATCGAATCGCTGAAAGCGCTCCGTAACCATACGATCGCCTATCAGATTCTCCGCGCGCACGACTCGTCAGAGATTCCCGGAAAACTCCGGATCCGGTTCGATTCGATTACTTCGCATGATATTACGTATGTCGGGATAATTCAATCCGCAATCGCCAGCGGATTGGACCGGTTCCCGATCCCGTACGTTCTGACCAACTGCCATAACAGTCTTTGCGCCGTTGGCGGGACGATCAACGCTGACGATCATGCTTTCGGACTGTCGGCCGCGCGCAGATTCGGCGGCGTATACGTTCCGCCGAATCTGGCGGTTATTCACCAGTTCGAACGGGAGATGATGAGCGGATGCGGCCGGATGATCCTTGGATCGGATAGTCATACGCGCTATGGCGCGCTTGGAACGATGGCGATTGGCGAGGGCGGTCCCGAATTGGTCAAGCAGCTGCTGGCGAACACGTATGATATCGACGATCCGGAAGTCGTTCTCGTTTATCTGACGGGCGCGCCGCGGCATGGCGTCGGGCCTCAGGACGTCGCGTTGGCGCTGATCCAGGCGGTTTTTCCGCAGGGGTTCGTCAAGAACCGCGTTCTCGAGTTCGCCGGACCGGGAATTTCTTCGCTCTCGATCGATTTCAGGAATGGGATCGACGTGATGACAACGGAAACGACCTGCCTGTCGTCGGTCTGGGCGACGGACGGCAGCGTCCGCGATTATTTCGCGCTTCATGGTCGTCCGGACGCGTATCGTCCGCTTCGACCGGGAGCGCGCAGCTTTTATGACCGGCTGGTTGAAATCGAGCTTTCGGAGATTGAGCCGATGATCGCGCTTCCGTTCCACCCGAGCAACGCGCTTCCGATCCGTGAACTGCTTGAAAATCCGGGGGACCATCTCCGCGCAGTTGAAATCGAATCCGAGGCGCTTTATGGCGCGGAGCGCGGATTAAAGCTGACGGATAAGGTCATCGACGGAAAAATCCGGATCGATCAGGGCGAGATTGCGGGCTGCGCCGGGGGGATGTACGAAAATATATGCGCTGCCGCCGATATTATGGAGACCGGGTCGATAGGCGACGGCTTTTTCGAGCTCAGCGTTTACCCGTCGAGCTTGCCCGTGTACGCGGCGTTAGCGAAGAATCAGGTCGTCTATCGGCTTCAGGCGGCGGGTGTTGTGACGAAGTCCGCTTTTTGCGGCCCCTGTTTCGGGGCGGGCGATATCGGCGCGAACCATTCGCTCAGTATCCGCCATACGACGCGGAACTTCCCGAACCGGGACGGTTCCAAGCCGGACCAAGGGCAGGCGACCGGCGTGGCGCTCATGGACGCGCGGTCGATCGCGGCGACCTCGGCGCGCGGCGGCGCGCTGACTTCGGCGGCGGATATCGACTACGAGGAGAAAGCGCTTCCGTATCAGTTCGAAGGCGAGATCTATCGGAAGCGCGTGTATCGTGGCGTTGGGAATCCGCTTAGCGCTGAATCGCTGCGGATGGGGCCGAATATTACGCCCTGGCCGAAGGCGTACCCGATGGTGGAGGGGATGATCATGATCCTTGCGGCGGTCATTCAGGACGCGGTCACGACGACCGACGAACTGATCCCTTCGGGAGAAACGTCCTCGTACCGGTCAAATCCGCTGAAATTGGCCGAATTTACGCTGTCGCGGCGCGTCCCTTCGTACGTCGGCGACGCGAAACGGATCGCGGAGCTGGAAGCGCTCCGGCGAACGGGCGATATCGATTCTCTCAGGCTCCAGGCGGAATTAAAGCGGTTGAAGGCGGCGGCGATCGATTGGGAAAAAACGTCGATTGGTTCTGCGATTTTCGCGAGGAAGCCCGGCGATGGTTCTGCCCGGGAACAGGCTGCCTCCTGCCAGCGGGTTTTAGGCGGAAACGCGAACCTGGCGATCGAATACGCGACGAAACGCTATCGGAGCAATTGTATTAATTGGGGATTGGTTCCTTTTTTGATATCGTCCGCTTCGTTTGATTATGCGACCGGAGATATCGTCTGGGTAGAATCTATCCGCGAAAAGCTTGAGAAGGGCGAACGAACGTTTCCGGCGCGGGTATACCGCGCGGACGGTTTCGATGATATTGAACTGCGGATCGGCGAGCTGACTGTCGAAGAAAAAGAGATCCTGCTTTCCGGGAGCCTGATGAATTTCTACGCAAAGCGCATCGCGACGCAGAGGACGGACCGAAAATGA
- a CDS encoding peroxiredoxin: MKLEVGMTAPDFALADKDGIVRRLTDFRGQTVVVYFYPKDDTPGCTRQACAFRDSFAALRSLNAVVIGISKDSVESHARFAEKYALPFILCADPERTAIEAYGVWREKTNFGKTTMGVVRSTFVIDPDGVVARIFPRAKPDTNAQQIVDFLSKAG; encoded by the coding sequence ATGAAGCTTGAGGTTGGAATGACCGCGCCGGATTTTGCGCTGGCGGATAAGGACGGGATCGTTCGGCGGTTAACAGATTTTCGGGGTCAGACCGTGGTCGTGTATTTTTATCCGAAGGACGATACGCCCGGATGCACGCGGCAGGCCTGCGCGTTCCGCGATTCGTTCGCGGCGCTGCGGTCGCTGAACGCGGTTGTCATCGGTATCAGCAAGGACAGCGTCGAATCGCACGCCAGATTCGCGGAGAAATACGCGCTGCCGTTTATTTTATGCGCTGATCCGGAGCGGACGGCGATCGAAGCGTACGGCGTCTGGCGGGAGAAAACGAATTTTGGAAAAACGACGATGGGAGTCGTTCGTTCTACGTTCGTGATCGATCCGGACGGCGTCGTTGCCAGGATCTTTCCACGCGCGAAGCCGGATACCAACGCGCAGCAGATCGTCGATTTCTTATCTAAGGCTGGATAG
- a CDS encoding dTDP-4-amino-4,6-dideoxygalactose transaminase translates to MNKIQEAIAQRKISGDGAFSKRCAAWLEAETGSKKALLTTSCSDALELSALLADIRPGDEVICPSYTFVSTANAFVLRGAKIVFVDIRPDTMNLDERKIEAALTPRTRAIVPVHYAGVACEMDEIMRIADAHRLIVVEDAAQGIFSSYKGRALGTIGAFGCLSFHETKNISMGEGGAILIQDEDRIEAAEIIREKGTNRSQFWRGQVDKYTWVSVGSSFLPSDINAAYLLAQLENAELIIEDRMRSWKLYRELLTPLASSGRITLPTVPPGCEHNAHMFYIKAADLDERTRLLRCLKERGIEAVFHYVPLHSSPAGREFGVFHGEDTFTTRESDRLLRLPLYYGLRRDQVETVVEAVEAFYRGN, encoded by the coding sequence ATGAATAAAATCCAGGAAGCGATTGCGCAGCGAAAGATTTCCGGCGACGGCGCGTTTTCGAAACGCTGCGCCGCCTGGCTCGAGGCGGAGACCGGGTCGAAAAAAGCGCTCCTGACGACGTCCTGCTCCGACGCGCTGGAGCTGTCGGCGCTTCTCGCCGATATCCGCCCCGGCGACGAAGTCATCTGCCCTTCTTATACGTTCGTTTCAACCGCAAACGCGTTCGTTCTCCGTGGCGCGAAGATCGTTTTTGTCGACATCCGTCCGGACACGATGAACCTGGACGAGAGGAAAATCGAAGCCGCGCTGACGCCGCGGACCCGCGCGATCGTCCCGGTTCATTACGCCGGCGTCGCCTGCGAAATGGACGAAATCATGCGGATCGCGGACGCGCATCGCCTGATCGTCGTCGAAGACGCGGCGCAGGGAATTTTTTCCAGCTATAAAGGCCGGGCGTTGGGAACGATCGGCGCGTTCGGTTGTCTGAGCTTCCATGAGACGAAAAATATCAGCATGGGCGAGGGCGGCGCGATCCTGATCCAGGACGAAGATCGGATCGAAGCCGCCGAGATTATCCGGGAAAAAGGGACGAACCGAAGTCAGTTCTGGCGCGGGCAGGTCGATAAATATACCTGGGTTTCGGTCGGCTCGTCGTTTCTTCCCAGCGATATCAACGCGGCTTATCTCCTTGCGCAGCTTGAAAATGCGGAGCTGATTATCGAGGACCGGATGCGGAGCTGGAAGCTGTACCGCGAGCTGCTGACGCCGTTGGCGTCCAGCGGCCGGATCACGCTACCGACGGTTCCTCCCGGCTGCGAACATAACGCGCACATGTTTTATATCAAGGCGGCGGACCTGGACGAGCGGACGCGCCTTCTGCGCTGCCTGAAAGAGCGTGGGATCGAAGCGGTTTTCCACTACGTCCCGCTTCATTCGTCTCCAGCGGGACGCGAGTTCGGCGTTTTCCATGGCGAAGATACGTTTACGACGCGTGAAAGCGACCGCTTGCTGCGGCTGCCGCTGTATTACGGGCTGCGCCGCGATCAGGTTGAGACGGTCGTCGAGGCGGTCGAGGCTTTTTACCGGGGGAATTGA
- a CDS encoding diaminopimelate decarboxylase, translating into MFPITTEVPADGAIRIAGHDLSKLADDFKTPLYVYDARTVRAQIRDIRQTLTDFYPGESSIAYAAKAYFSAKFSSLISREAVELDVVSYAEARLALLHGFNPDRIHLHGNNKSYEELTLAVENDFHSIVVDNFDEIEMVEEVAKALGKRARVWLRITPDIRVRTHPHVETSAKNSKFGFHIVNGDAETAIRRVELQPNLTLTGLHFHLGSLLFDADVYVAAIEELFSLVEKTGIRLEELSPGGGWGIRYTPAAPKNPVENWIAPIANMVVGSCQKRRLPLPRLSLESGRFIVGRAGVSVYTIGTVKEGLDGTLIAAIDGGMADNPRYALYEAAYCAAIVENPLGEASDRPIRVVGKYCESGDQLIAATELPRPRFGQRLAIPASGAYHLSMASNYNLAPRPAVLWLEENEPPMLLQYRERPEISSWWLAD; encoded by the coding sequence ATTTTCCCGATCACAACTGAAGTTCCCGCCGACGGAGCGATCCGTATCGCCGGGCATGACCTGAGCAAGTTAGCCGATGATTTCAAAACGCCGCTCTACGTCTACGACGCCAGGACCGTCCGCGCGCAGATCCGGGACATCCGCCAGACGCTCACGGATTTCTATCCGGGCGAATCGTCGATCGCTTACGCGGCCAAGGCGTATTTTTCAGCGAAATTCTCATCGCTGATATCGCGGGAAGCGGTCGAGCTGGACGTCGTTTCTTACGCCGAAGCGCGTCTCGCGCTTCTTCACGGCTTCAATCCCGACCGGATCCACCTGCACGGCAACAATAAATCTTACGAAGAACTGACGTTAGCGGTCGAAAACGATTTCCATTCGATCGTCGTCGACAATTTCGATGAAATCGAGATGGTCGAAGAAGTCGCGAAAGCGCTCGGGAAACGGGCGCGCGTCTGGCTTCGAATTACCCCGGATATCCGCGTCAGGACCCATCCGCACGTCGAAACTTCGGCGAAAAACAGCAAGTTCGGCTTCCATATCGTCAACGGCGACGCGGAAACCGCGATCCGCCGGGTCGAACTCCAGCCAAACCTGACGCTTACAGGGCTGCATTTTCATCTGGGTTCGCTCCTGTTCGACGCGGACGTTTACGTCGCCGCGATCGAGGAGCTTTTCAGCCTGGTTGAAAAAACGGGAATACGGCTCGAAGAGCTGTCGCCGGGCGGAGGCTGGGGAATCCGCTACACGCCCGCCGCGCCGAAAAATCCGGTCGAAAACTGGATCGCGCCGATCGCGAATATGGTCGTCGGCAGCTGTCAAAAACGCAGGCTGCCGCTGCCTCGACTGTCGCTCGAATCGGGACGCTTTATCGTCGGACGCGCCGGCGTCTCGGTTTACACGATCGGAACCGTCAAAGAAGGTCTGGACGGAACGCTGATCGCGGCGATTGACGGCGGCATGGCGGATAACCCGCGGTACGCGCTTTACGAAGCGGCGTACTGCGCCGCGATCGTTGAGAACCCGTTGGGCGAAGCGTCCGACCGACCGATCCGCGTCGTCGGGAAATACTGCGAAAGCGGGGACCAGCTTATCGCCGCGACTGAACTCCCCCGTCCGCGCTTTGGCCAGCGTCTGGCGATTCCGGCCTCCGGCGCGTATCATCTTTCAATGGCGTCGAATTACAATCTGGCCCCCCGCCCCGCCGTTTTATGGCTGGAGGAAAACGAGCCGCCGATGCTTCTCCAGTATCGGGAGAGGCCGGAGATCAGCTCCTGGTGGCTTGCGGATTAG
- a CDS encoding phosphoserine transaminase has product MKHNFNAGPAILPEYTIQKSIEAIQDFNGSGLSLLCISHRSKDFDKVMDDAIAMTKKLLDIPEGYSVLFVGGGATTQFYNVPFNFFGKKAAYLDTGTWPSGAIREAKIWGEPEVVASSSDKKYNYIPRGYTIPADADYFEICSNNTIEGTEIFEDFDSPAPLISDMSSDIFSRPVDISKYSLIFAGAQKNFAPAGVTMVIIKDSFMEKQVRKVPTLSNYKKLAEKKSMFNTPPVFPIFAGLKTMEWIEAEGGVKEMEKRAIARSTKVYDALEASKFFVPNIPDPRDRSRMNITFSMKPGYEELGADFLSLSKERGCVGLAGHRSVGGFRASCYNALPMESVDTLVALIKEFEAAH; this is encoded by the coding sequence ATGAAACATAATTTCAACGCAGGACCGGCAATACTACCGGAATATACGATTCAGAAGAGCATTGAAGCGATCCAGGACTTCAACGGCAGCGGTTTGTCGCTGCTCTGCATCTCCCATCGCTCCAAGGATTTCGATAAAGTCATGGACGACGCGATTGCGATGACGAAAAAGCTCCTCGATATCCCGGAAGGATATTCGGTTCTTTTCGTCGGCGGCGGCGCTACGACGCAATTCTACAACGTCCCGTTCAACTTCTTTGGAAAGAAAGCCGCATATTTAGATACCGGTACGTGGCCGAGCGGCGCGATCCGCGAAGCGAAAATCTGGGGCGAGCCCGAGGTCGTCGCGAGCTCATCCGATAAAAAATACAATTATATTCCGCGGGGCTATACGATTCCAGCCGACGCCGATTATTTTGAAATCTGCTCGAATAATACGATCGAAGGCACGGAAATTTTCGAAGACTTTGATTCGCCGGCGCCGTTGATTTCGGACATGTCCAGCGATATCTTCAGCCGTCCGGTCGATATTTCAAAATACAGCCTGATTTTCGCGGGCGCGCAGAAGAACTTCGCCCCGGCTGGCGTCACCATGGTCATCATCAAGGATTCCTTCATGGAAAAACAGGTCCGGAAAGTCCCGACTCTCAGCAACTACAAGAAACTCGCTGAAAAGAAATCCATGTTCAATACGCCGCCGGTATTCCCGATTTTCGCCGGGCTGAAAACGATGGAATGGATTGAAGCCGAAGGCGGCGTCAAAGAAATGGAAAAACGAGCGATCGCCCGTTCGACCAAGGTCTACGACGCGCTCGAAGCCTCGAAATTCTTCGTCCCGAATATTCCGGATCCGCGAGACCGCTCGCGCATGAACATTACATTCTCGATGAAGCCCGGATACGAAGAGCTCGGAGCCGATTTCCTGTCGCTGAGCAAGGAACGCGGCTGCGTCGGACTCGCGGGCCATCGCTCGGTCGGCGGCTTCCGCGCTTCCTGTTACAACGCGCTGCCAATGGAATCCGTCGACACGCTCGTCGCCCTGATTAAAGAATTTGAAGCCGCCCATTAA
- a CDS encoding 3-phosphoglycerate dehydrogenase: protein MKKVLIATVKPFSKDAANAIVEILKGAGHEVVLLEKYADAAQLHEAVKDVNAMIVRSDIIDKAVIDHAEKLEIIVRAGAGYDSIDTAYAAGKGIIVENTPGQNANAVAELVLGLMISHARNFFDGTSGTELKGKKLGILGFGAVGSRIAALGYGFGMDVYTFTGDGVFATISPEQSYVKDLDSYDALFKECQYLSVNLPLDDLTRHLVNYDRLMMSPRNATIINSARVEIIDEAGLAKAMAERADLTYISDVAPKSYADLKEKFGARIFATPKKCGAQTAEANNNAGTAAANQINSFFETGKPKFKVN, encoded by the coding sequence ATGAAAAAAGTTTTGATTGCGACCGTAAAACCGTTCTCGAAAGACGCGGCGAACGCGATCGTTGAAATCTTAAAAGGCGCGGGACATGAAGTCGTCCTCCTTGAAAAATACGCCGACGCGGCGCAGCTTCACGAAGCGGTCAAAGACGTCAACGCCATGATCGTCCGTTCGGATATTATCGACAAAGCCGTGATCGATCACGCGGAAAAACTCGAAATTATCGTCCGCGCCGGCGCCGGCTACGACTCGATCGATACCGCGTACGCCGCCGGGAAGGGGATTATCGTCGAAAACACGCCGGGGCAGAACGCCAACGCCGTGGCCGAACTCGTTCTTGGCTTAATGATCTCCCACGCGCGCAACTTCTTCGACGGAACGTCCGGAACTGAACTCAAGGGCAAGAAGCTGGGGATCCTCGGCTTCGGCGCGGTCGGTTCGCGAATCGCGGCGCTTGGTTACGGCTTCGGAATGGACGTGTACACGTTTACCGGCGACGGCGTCTTCGCCACGATCAGCCCGGAACAGAGCTATGTCAAGGATCTGGACAGCTACGACGCGCTCTTCAAAGAATGCCAATACCTGTCCGTCAACCTGCCGCTCGACGACCTGACACGCCATTTAGTTAACTACGACCGCCTGATGATGTCGCCCAGGAACGCGACGATTATCAACTCCGCCCGCGTCGAAATTATCGACGAGGCCGGATTAGCGAAGGCGATGGCGGAACGCGCGGACCTGACGTATATTTCCGACGTTGCGCCGAAAAGCTACGCGGATCTGAAAGAAAAATTCGGCGCACGGATTTTCGCGACGCCGAAGAAATGCGGCGCGCAGACAGCCGAGGCGAATAATAACGCTGGAACCGCCGCCGCTAACCAGATCAACAGCTTCTTCGAGACCGGGAAACCGAAGTTTAAAGTCAACTGA